The Pseudoalteromonas carrageenovora IAM 12662 DNA window CTGATTTTAATCGCCATTGCCCTTTACCGTCATAGCCTGCTTGGCATGTTTTAATAACAAGTGGCTTACCTAAGTTTTTAACGGCAAGTTCTAAATGCGCTTTTTCAGTAATTAGCTGGTACGGCGCACAGGTTACGTTAGTTTTATCTAGTAATGCTTTTTCAAGAGCACGGTCACCACCGGTTTTAATAGCGGCTTTTCCTGGGAAAAACTTATTACTGTTACAGCAAATCGTTAATACATCATCTGGAATGTGCTCAAATTCAGCGGTAATTGCATCAGCTGATTCAATAGCTTGTTCAAGCGTGGTTGAATACACTTCGCCTGTTAGCGGGTGAACAATTTTTTGGCTGCCAACATCGTAAGCAACCACATTTAAATTAAGTGGTGCACCGGCTAAGCTCATCATACGTGCTAGCTGGCCTGCACCTAAAATTAAAATAGTCATTATTACTCTGCAGGGTTTGGATTAGCTAAAATAGTGTCGGTTTGCTCTTTACGAAACGCTTCAATTTTTGCAAAAATCTCTGGGTTTTGGCACCCTAAAATTTGAGCCGCTAATAAACCAGCATTTGCAGCACCCGGCTCACCAATAGCCAATGTACCTACTGCTACGCCTTTTGGCATTTGGCAAATAGATAAAAGTGAATCAACACCATTTAAGGCTTTTGACTTCACTGGCACGCCCAATACAGGAAGCGATGTAAAAGCAGCAGCCATACCAGGTAAATGTGCTGCACCGCCAGCACCGGCAATAATTACTTTAATGCCTCTATCGGCTGCTGAGCTTGCATAATCTGCAAGTAATTGAGGAGTTCTGTGGGCTGATACCACTTTGGTTTCGTACTCAATGCCAAATTTTTCTAGCATAAGTGCTGCGTGTTCCATGGTTGGCCAATC harbors:
- the purE gene encoding 5-(carboxyamino)imidazole ribonucleotide mutase, translated to MTVGIIMGSKSDWPTMEHAALMLEKFGIEYETKVVSAHRTPQLLADYASSAADRGIKVIIAGAGGAAHLPGMAAAFTSLPVLGVPVKSKALNGVDSLLSICQMPKGVAVGTLAIGEPGAANAGLLAAQILGCQNPEIFAKIEAFRKEQTDTILANPNPAE